One Hydrogenispora ethanolica genomic region harbors:
- a CDS encoding GNAT family N-acetyltransferase yields the protein MDITIRPAVGSDFPAVFALFHQLWPGRELHEAAMSAVFERGLASGADTYLCAVAAGKVVGFCAYAVMNNFWQEGRIAYIYAMIVDEELRGRGFGATLLRQAIDCARTAGCKRIELDSGFPREGAHRFYERLGFEKRAFLFSLELG from the coding sequence ATGGATATCACGATTCGTCCGGCCGTCGGGAGCGATTTTCCCGCGGTTTTTGCGCTTTTTCACCAGCTTTGGCCGGGCCGGGAGCTGCATGAGGCGGCCATGAGCGCCGTCTTCGAACGGGGCCTGGCATCAGGGGCCGACACCTATCTCTGCGCCGTGGCCGCCGGGAAAGTGGTCGGCTTTTGCGCTTATGCCGTGATGAACAACTTCTGGCAGGAAGGGCGGATCGCCTACATTTACGCGATGATTGTGGACGAGGAGCTGCGGGGCCGGGGGTTCGGCGCGACGCTGCTGCGGCAGGCGATCGACTGCGCCCGGACGGCCGGCTGTAAGCGAATCGAGCTGGACTCGGGATTCCCCAGGGAAGGGGCGCACCGCTTTTACGAACGGCTCGGTTTCGAGAAGCGGGCCTTTTTATTCTCGCTGGAACTGGGCTGA
- a CDS encoding DMT family transporter yields MNWVYLGAAILFEVGGTTMLKLSNGFARLQWAIPALALYAVSFFALSLALRRIAIGVAYAIWSGIGIVLLAGIGAVYFQETLSWEKLFFIALILVGVVGLNLAGGH; encoded by the coding sequence ATGAATTGGGTTTATTTGGGAGCGGCGATCCTGTTTGAGGTCGGCGGGACCACCATGCTGAAGCTTTCGAACGGCTTTGCCAGGCTGCAATGGGCGATTCCGGCGCTGGCCCTGTACGCGGTGAGCTTTTTCGCGCTGTCCCTGGCGTTGCGGCGGATCGCGATCGGCGTGGCCTATGCGATATGGTCGGGGATCGGCATCGTTTTACTGGCAGGGATCGGGGCGGTTTATTTTCAGGAGACATTGAGCTGGGAAAAACTCTTCTTTATCGCGCTGATCCTGGTGGGAGTGGTCGGCCTCAATCTGGCCGGCGGCCATTAA